CAAAAATGGCGGCAAATACGCAGACCTTAAAATATTAGAAGCAAGAAATAAAATAATTGAAGATTTAAGAACGCAAAACCTACTGGAAAAAGAAGAAGATTACGAACATTCTTTGGCTATTTGCGACAGGTGCGAAACCCCAATTGAACCGCTGATTTCAAAACAATGGTTTCTAAAAATGGACAAACTGGCCAAGCCCGCTATTGATGCCGTAAAAAAAGGGAAAATTGAATTTACTCCCGCGCGCTATAAAAAAATCTATCTTGACTGGCTGGATAAAGCCGAAGATTGGTGTATTTCCCGGCAATTGTGGTGGGGGCATAAAATTCCTTTGGCAGGAGAGAATGATGTTCTCGATACTTGGTTCTCATCCGCTCTTTGGCCATTCGCAATTCTTGGCTGGCCCCTCGACTACGCTAAGGGCAAGCCTCGTAAAAACAGCGATTTAGAAAAGTTTTATCCCACTAGTTTATTGATTACAGCTCAAGATATTATCTACTTATGGGTCGCAAGAATGATTTTTTCAAGTTTGGAATTTTTAAAAACAATTCCATTCAAAAATGTTTATATTAATGCAACAGTTTTAAATATAGAGGGTAAAAGAATGAGCAAATCATTGGGCACAGGACTTGATCCGAATGAACTGATTGAAAAATACGGGGCTGATGCAACGCGTTTCGGCCTGCTTTACCAGACAGGCCGTGAACAACAGGCGATAAAGTTTTCCGAAGACACAATCAAGGCAAGCAGAAATTTCTGCAATAAAATCTGGAATATAAACAGATTTATACATATGAAACCATCCGCCTCCGCTGAAGCTTCGGCGGATTTAACCCCTGACGACAAGCGGATTCTTAAACGACTGGACGAAACTATTAAATCAATAACAAGAAAAATCGAGAATTACGAATTAGGAGAGTCGGCGCGCGAATTATATGAATTTGTCTGGCACGAATATGCTGATAAATATATCGAAACCAGCAAGAAACAAGAAAAAAATGTTAATGTTTATGTATTTAGAACAATTCTAAGATTACTCCACCCGTTTATACCCTTCGTCACTGAAAGTATTTGGCAAATGAATTATAAAGAAAAAAAACCACTCATTATATCAGAGTGGCCAACATCTAAAAAATAAAAATGAAACTTTTGCTTTGTATGATTTTAGCTCCTCTCCCC
This is a stretch of genomic DNA from Patescibacteria group bacterium. It encodes these proteins:
- a CDS encoding valine--tRNA ligase — protein: MMEIPKAYDPKQVENKIYNLWEKGKFFAPRGKGKPFVITIPPPNITGSLHMGHALNNTIQDVMIRYYRMKQVPSLWIPGTDHAGIATQNKVEKELKKQGLSRYALGKEKFIERVWQWKEKYGNEILNQLKKLGCSCDWSRLRFTLDKEYSKAVETAFLHYYKKGWIYQGPRIVNWCQRCTTAISDIEIKHVPHKTKLWYIKYPLAPRQARGDHDFIVVATTRPETMLGDTAVAVNPKDARYKNLVGEKVILPLIEREIPIIADRLIDIEFGTGAVKVTPAHNTTDNKIGKTHKLESINVIGEDGRITKNGGKYADLKILEARNKIIEDLRTQNLLEKEEDYEHSLAICDRCETPIEPLISKQWFLKMDKLAKPAIDAVKKGKIEFTPARYKKIYLDWLDKAEDWCISRQLWWGHKIPLAGENDVLDTWFSSALWPFAILGWPLDYAKGKPRKNSDLEKFYPTSLLITAQDIIYLWVARMIFSSLEFLKTIPFKNVYINATVLNIEGKRMSKSLGTGLDPNELIEKYGADATRFGLLYQTGREQQAIKFSEDTIKASRNFCNKIWNINRFIHMKPSASAEASADLTPDDKRILKRLDETIKSITRKIENYELGESARELYEFVWHEYADKYIETSKKQEKNVNVYVFRTILRLLHPFIPFVTESIWQMNYKEKKPLIISEWPTSKK